In Candidatus Zixiibacteriota bacterium, one DNA window encodes the following:
- the nuoE gene encoding NADH-quinone oxidoreductase subunit NuoE has protein sequence MSDTSTEFKPFNVDLWKFDGHAGALIPLLQSAQDTYGFVSEKAIDYISHVTGVPAADIYGVVTFYAQFRTKPLGKNVIKVCNGTACHVNGAKEVYATIQDELGLNYDDTSDDGNFSLLSVACIGCCSLAPCITINSETFGRLNSAKLRKVLRDYKHKARQARKAEVEA, from the coding sequence ATGTCAGATACCTCCACCGAATTCAAACCGTTCAACGTCGATCTGTGGAAATTCGACGGTCACGCCGGTGCGCTCATCCCCCTCCTGCAGTCGGCTCAGGACACTTACGGCTTTGTCTCTGAAAAGGCCATCGATTATATCAGCCACGTCACCGGAGTTCCAGCCGCGGATATATATGGTGTGGTCACGTTCTACGCTCAGTTCCGCACCAAGCCGCTCGGGAAAAACGTCATCAAAGTCTGCAACGGTACCGCCTGCCATGTCAACGGCGCCAAGGAAGTATATGCCACCATACAGGACGAGTTGGGGCTGAACTATGACGACACCTCCGATGACGGTAATTTCAGCTTGCTGTCCGTGGCGTGCATCGGCTGCTGTTCGCTGGCGCCATGCATTACGATCAACAGCGAGACCTTCGGCCGTTTGAACTCCGCCAAGCTCCGCAAGGTGCTTCGCGATTACAAACACAAGGCGCGCCAGGCCCGGAAAGCAGAGGTCGAAGCTTAA
- a CDS encoding NADH-quinone oxidoreductase subunit NuoF: MKTVTIGLGTCGISAGGEKVYRAFQDELRERPGAFELKETGCIGMCYREVLVEISNGNGIRRLYGEVSPDRVGRIVEEDVLKDQSIDEWLVRGKDREKGFFENQVRIVLRNCGHIDPGSIDEYIAKGGYTALGKVLKGMTPEQVINEVITSGLRGRGGGGFPTGTKWKLTRGNAGDKKYIICNADEGDPGAFMDRSVLESDPHSVLEGMIIAGFAIGSDEAYIYCRAEYPKAVARLRQAIAKAQARGFLGEKILGSNFTFTIRIKEGAGAFVCGEETALIASIEGRRGMPRFRPPFPAQAGLWGKPTNINNVETFANIPWIILNGGAAFAAYGTNDSKGTKVFAMAGKVKRTGLVEVPMGITINSIIFDICGGIVNDRKFKAVQMGGPSGGCIPAAMCELPIDYQQINKTGAIMGSGGLIVMDETTCMVDVAKFFLTFTQAESCGKCTFCRIGTKRMLEILDRITMGKGTLEDLDNLSELSDQVKSASLCGLGQTAPNPVVTTLKYFRDEYVAHIVDKKCPAHVCPALLTYTITDKCTGCTVCARACPTEAITGEKKQLHVIDQDKCIKCGKCFTVCRFDSVEKL; the protein is encoded by the coding sequence ATGAAGACAGTGACGATCGGGCTTGGCACCTGCGGCATATCGGCCGGCGGCGAAAAAGTATACAGGGCGTTTCAGGATGAACTCCGCGAACGGCCCGGCGCGTTCGAGCTCAAAGAGACCGGCTGTATCGGCATGTGTTATCGCGAAGTGCTGGTGGAGATCTCAAACGGCAACGGCATTCGCCGGCTGTACGGCGAAGTCTCGCCGGATCGTGTGGGGCGGATAGTCGAAGAAGACGTACTGAAAGACCAGAGCATCGATGAATGGCTGGTCCGCGGCAAGGACCGCGAAAAAGGATTCTTCGAAAACCAAGTCCGGATCGTACTGCGCAACTGCGGCCATATCGATCCGGGGTCGATCGATGAATACATCGCCAAAGGCGGCTACACCGCTCTGGGAAAAGTTCTGAAGGGAATGACACCCGAACAGGTCATAAACGAAGTCATCACATCCGGCCTGCGCGGCCGTGGCGGTGGTGGGTTCCCTACCGGCACCAAATGGAAATTGACGCGCGGTAATGCCGGCGATAAGAAATATATCATCTGCAATGCTGACGAGGGCGACCCGGGCGCCTTTATGGACCGTTCCGTTTTGGAGAGCGATCCGCATTCGGTGCTAGAGGGAATGATCATCGCCGGCTTTGCGATCGGCTCCGACGAGGCGTACATCTACTGCCGCGCGGAGTATCCGAAAGCAGTGGCACGGCTTCGCCAGGCAATCGCCAAGGCACAAGCCCGTGGGTTCCTCGGTGAGAAAATACTCGGCTCGAATTTCACCTTCACGATCCGCATTAAAGAAGGGGCCGGCGCGTTCGTCTGTGGCGAAGAAACGGCGCTGATCGCCTCAATTGAGGGGCGTCGCGGCATGCCACGTTTCCGTCCCCCCTTCCCGGCGCAGGCCGGCCTCTGGGGGAAACCGACCAACATTAACAACGTCGAAACATTCGCTAACATCCCGTGGATAATCCTGAACGGCGGCGCAGCGTTCGCCGCCTATGGCACCAACGATTCCAAGGGGACCAAAGTGTTCGCCATGGCCGGCAAGGTCAAGCGGACCGGTTTGGTCGAGGTTCCGATGGGAATCACCATCAACTCGATCATCTTCGATATCTGCGGCGGTATCGTCAACGACCGCAAGTTCAAGGCCGTGCAGATGGGCGGGCCATCGGGCGGCTGTATCCCGGCCGCCATGTGCGAACTGCCGATTGACTACCAGCAGATCAACAAGACCGGCGCTATCATGGGCTCCGGCGGGTTGATCGTGATGGACGAAACCACCTGCATGGTGGATGTCGCCAAATTCTTTCTGACGTTCACCCAGGCGGAATCATGCGGCAAATGTACGTTCTGCCGTATTGGCACCAAGCGGATGCTGGAGATCCTTGACCGCATTACCATGGGCAAGGGGACACTTGAAGACCTGGACAATTTGTCCGAACTGAGCGATCAGGTAAAGTCGGCATCTCTTTGCGGACTTGGCCAGACCGCCCCCAATCCGGTGGTGACCACACTCAAGTATTTCCGCGATGAATACGTTGCACACATCGTCGACAAGAAATGCCCCGCGCATGTTTGCCCGGCCCTTCTGACGTACACGATTACCGACAAGTGCACCGGCTGCACCGTCTGTGCGCGCGCCTGTCCAACTGAGGCGATCACCGGCGAGAAAAAGCAACTTCACGTGATCGACCAGGACAAGTGCATCAAATGCGGCAAATGCTTCACGGTTTGCCGTTTCGATTCGGTGGAGAAACTCTGA